From one Sus scrofa isolate TJ Tabasco breed Duroc chromosome 9, Sscrofa11.1, whole genome shotgun sequence genomic stretch:
- the P2RY2 gene encoding P2Y purinoceptor 2 isoform X1: protein MATGPDLWNGTVNGTSDGDDWGYRCRFHEDFKYVLLPLSYGVVCVLGLSLNAGALYIFLCRLKTWNASTTYMFHLAVSDALYAASLPLLVYYYARGDHWPFSTALCKLVRFLFYTNLYCSILFLTCISVHRCLGVLRPLRSLRWGHARYARRVAAAVWGLVLACQAPALYFITTTAQGGRITCHDTSAPELFSHFVAYSLVMLSVLFAAPFAVILVCYALMARRLLRPAYGTAGGLPRAKRKSVRTIAVVLAVFALCFLPFHVTRTLYYSFRTLDLSCHTLDAINMAYKITRPLASANSCLDPVLYFLAGQRLVRFARDAKPPTDATPTAQACRRLGLRRSHGTDTKRTEDSASSEDSRRTEITPARGEDIRL from the coding sequence ATGGCTACAGGCCCCGACCTCTGGAATGGCACCGTCAACGGCACCTCGGATGGGGATGACTGGGGCTACAGGTGCCGCTTCCACGAGGACTTCAAGTACGTGCTGCTGCCCCTGAGCTACGGCGTGGTGTGCGTGCTGGGGCTGAGTCTGAACGCCGGGGCGCTCTACATCTTCCTGTGCCGCCTCAAGACCTGGAACGCCTCCACCACGTACATGTTCCACCTGGCCGTGTCCGACGCGCTGTACGCCGCCTCCCTGCCCCTGCTGGTCTATTACTACGCGCGCGGCGACCACTGGCCCTTCAGCACGGCGCTCTGCAAGCTGGTGCGCTTCCTCTTCTACACCAACCTGTACTGCAGCATCCTGTTCCTCACGTGCATCAGCGTGCACCGCTGCCTGGGCGTCCTGCGGCCGCTGCGCTCGCTGCGCTGGGGCCACGCCCGCTACGCGCGCCGGGTGGCGGCGGCCGTGTGGGGTCTGGTGCTGGCCTGCCAGGCGCCCGCGCTCTACTTCATCACCACCACTGCCCAGGGCGGCCGCATCACCTGCCACGACACGTCGGCCCCCGAGCTCTTCAGCCACTTCGTGGCCTACAGCTTGGTCATGCTGAGCGTGCTCTTCGCGGCGCCCTTCGCCGTCATCCTGGTCTGCTACGCGCTCATGGCCCGCCGGCTGCTGCGCCCCGCGTACGGCACCGCCGGAGGCCTGCCGCGCGCCAAGCGCAAGTCGGTGCGCACCATCGCCGTGGTGCTGGCCGTCTTCGCGCTGTGCTTCCTGCCTTTCCACGTCACCCGCACCCTCTACTACTCCTTCCGCACGCTGGACCTCAGCTGCCACACCCTCGATGCCATAAACATGGCATACAAGATCACCCGGCCGCTGGCCAGTGCCAACAGTTGCCTGGACCCCGTGCTCTACTTCCTGGCCGGGCAGAGGCTCGTGCGCTTTGCCCGGGACGCCAAGCCACCCACAGACGCCACCCCCACCGCCCAGGCCTGTCGCAGGCTGGGCCTGCGCAGGTCCCACGGAACTGACACGAAGAGGACAGAAGACTCGGCCAGCAGCGAGGACTCCAGGCGGACAGAGATCACACCGGCGCGTGGCGAAGACATCCGGCTGTAG